In Acidobacteriota bacterium, a single window of DNA contains:
- a CDS encoding peptidase dimerization domain-containing protein encodes MSMTKGFCLPTVVVAILLTSTGGPALAQETPTEREAARDVLEKMAALEASLDVPSLVATIAGANHARDAVAARARALMASEFLALSDDICTHPEVGYKETRSVEKLAAALRAHDFDVQVGTAAAAFDTAFVARYKRNNGSPQLGVIVEYDALRGTQGAFHGDQHCAQGPVGIAAAVAVAEFLTKNGLPGSVTVLGTPAEELLDPSAKTVMHRKGVFDGMDVIVRSHAGTQTSRPAPGFGTCCLNIDGVRYTFGGAPAHQMTSWNGRNALEAVIHLFNNIDAVRSSIRPEARIQGIITEGGSAPNVVPDRAQADFYIRYPDEVYLRQVREFADNAAKGAALATGTVVKIDNYGQARDGIATATLAEGAFALMKLYGARKLAPAPGKPQGFEESGSVSRDIPGTGFSAYTSDWPNHTYEMEQDNLKPVGHDGFTVQAQAMAALLHQFATRPEYRAAVKKEFEGIKGLFGEYLAALEKTYAVPKVKEIQ; translated from the coding sequence ATGTCTATGACCAAGGGGTTCTGCCTTCCTACCGTGGTTGTCGCAATCCTCCTGACCTCGACCGGCGGTCCGGCTCTCGCGCAGGAGACGCCAACCGAACGCGAAGCCGCGCGCGACGTGCTCGAGAAAATGGCGGCGCTCGAGGCCTCGCTCGATGTGCCCTCGCTCGTGGCGACGATCGCGGGCGCCAATCATGCGCGCGACGCCGTCGCCGCGCGCGCCCGCGCGCTCATGGCGTCCGAGTTTCTCGCCCTCAGCGACGATATCTGCACGCATCCGGAGGTCGGCTACAAGGAAACGCGGTCGGTCGAGAAGCTGGCCGCCGCGTTGCGCGCCCACGATTTCGACGTCCAGGTGGGAACCGCGGCGGCCGCCTTCGACACGGCGTTTGTCGCACGCTACAAGCGCAACAACGGCTCCCCCCAGCTTGGCGTCATCGTCGAGTACGACGCGCTGCGCGGCACGCAGGGGGCGTTTCACGGCGACCAGCACTGCGCGCAGGGGCCCGTGGGCATCGCCGCGGCGGTGGCGGTGGCGGAGTTCCTGACGAAGAACGGCCTGCCCGGGAGCGTGACCGTCTTGGGCACGCCCGCCGAGGAGCTGCTGGACCCGTCGGCCAAGACCGTCATGCACCGCAAGGGGGTCTTCGACGGGATGGACGTCATCGTCCGCAGCCATGCCGGCACGCAGACGTCGCGCCCGGCGCCGGGCTTCGGCACCTGCTGCCTGAATATCGACGGCGTGCGCTACACGTTCGGCGGCGCGCCCGCGCACCAGATGACGTCGTGGAACGGCCGCAACGCGCTCGAAGCCGTCATCCACCTGTTCAACAACATCGACGCCGTGCGCAGCAGCATCAGGCCGGAGGCCCGCATCCAGGGCATCATCACCGAGGGAGGCAGCGCCCCCAACGTCGTGCCGGATCGCGCGCAGGCGGACTTCTACATCCGTTACCCGGACGAGGTGTACCTGCGCCAGGTCCGAGAGTTCGCGGATAACGCCGCGAAGGGGGCGGCGCTCGCCACCGGCACGGTCGTGAAAATCGACAACTACGGGCAGGCGCGCGACGGCATCGCCACGGCGACGCTCGCCGAGGGCGCGTTCGCGCTGATGAAACTGTACGGCGCGCGCAAACTGGCGCCCGCCCCGGGCAAGCCGCAGGGTTTCGAAGAGAGCGGCAGCGTCTCGCGCGACATTCCCGGCACGGGCTTCTCGGCGTATACCTCCGACTGGCCGAACCACACGTACGAGATGGAACAGGACAACCTGAAGCCGGTCGGCCACGACGGGTTCACCGTGCAGGCACAGGCGATGGCGGCCCTGCTCCACCAGTTCGCCACGCGCCCTGAATACCGCGCCGCGGTGAAGAAGGAGTTCGAGGGGATCAAGGGGCTCTTCGGCGAGTATCTCGCCGCGCTGGAGAAGACGTACGCGGTGCCGAAGGTGAAGGAGATTCAGTAA
- a CDS encoding alpha/beta fold hydrolase — protein MADRTLVLLHAFPLSSAMWDPQLDAFDGWRVMAPDIGGFRRPNEPAGKSGGGPPGAGMNEWAAEIARLLDARGVTQAVIGGLSMGGYLAFALYRHAPGRFGALVLADTRATADSEEAKAGRRAMQDLADSGGARAIADDMLPKLLGETTRRDQPEIGARVRALIEANRPAAIKAALDAMMNRQDARPLLPRIACPTLIVVGEEDTLTPAAASEEMHRAIRGSRLVTIPRAGHLSNLEQPGAFNGALGRFLKDL, from the coding sequence ATGGCGGATCGCACGCTGGTGCTGCTGCACGCCTTTCCCCTCAGCTCGGCGATGTGGGATCCGCAGCTGGACGCGTTTGACGGCTGGCGCGTGATGGCGCCGGACATCGGCGGATTCCGCCGGCCGAACGAGCCGGCCGGGAAGAGCGGTGGCGGCCCGCCTGGCGCGGGCATGAACGAGTGGGCGGCGGAGATCGCGCGCCTGCTCGACGCACGGGGCGTGACGCAGGCCGTGATCGGCGGCCTTTCGATGGGGGGCTATCTCGCGTTCGCCCTGTACCGGCACGCGCCGGGCCGGTTCGGCGCCCTGGTGCTCGCCGACACGCGCGCGACCGCTGACTCGGAAGAGGCGAAGGCAGGACGCCGCGCGATGCAGGACCTCGCCGACAGCGGCGGGGCGCGTGCGATTGCCGACGACATGCTGCCGAAGCTGCTGGGCGAGACCACCAGGCGGGACCAGCCGGAGATCGGCGCGCGCGTCCGCGCGCTCATCGAAGCGAATCGTCCCGCCGCGATCAAAGCCGCGCTCGACGCCATGATGAACCGGCAGGATGCGCGGCCGCTCCTGCCGCGCATCGCGTGCCCCACGCTGATCGTGGTGGGCGAGGAGGACACGCTGACGCCGGCCGCCGCAAGCGAAGAGATGCACCGCGCGATTCGCGGCTCGCGCCTCGTGACCATCCCCCGCGCGGGGCACCTGTCGAACCTCGAACAACCGGGCGCCTTCAACGGCGCGCTTGGCCGTTTTCTCAAGGATCTTTGA
- a CDS encoding DUF547 domain-containing protein: protein MSLSQQPPSTAEAIHRPFDQLLDLYVRDGLVYYRAVRAERARLNRYVASLGAVSRATYDGWSKDQKIAFWINAYNAFVLQAVAGAYPPRGNTIRHVPGAFDKRAHRAAGRSVTLDQIENRILPEFRDPRVYFALGRGALGSGRLRSEAYTAERLEEQLRNQTQDVLEHQNHVKIDPLTGELAVSPIIGWHEAEFVAAYGGSDRAAKFAERSPIERAVLALIDPVLLPGERAYLAKGQFKVVYQEFDWALNELK, encoded by the coding sequence TTGTCGCTTTCGCAGCAACCTCCGTCCACCGCGGAGGCGATCCATCGACCGTTCGATCAGCTCCTCGACCTGTACGTGCGGGACGGCCTCGTGTACTACCGGGCGGTGCGCGCCGAGCGGGCGCGGCTCAACCGCTACGTCGCGTCGCTCGGCGCGGTCAGCCGCGCCACCTACGACGGCTGGAGCAAGGACCAGAAGATCGCGTTCTGGATCAACGCCTACAACGCATTCGTGCTGCAGGCCGTCGCGGGCGCGTACCCGCCGCGCGGCAACACCATTCGCCATGTGCCCGGCGCATTCGACAAGCGGGCGCACCGTGCGGCCGGTCGATCGGTGACCCTGGACCAGATCGAGAACCGCATCCTCCCCGAGTTCCGGGACCCGCGCGTGTACTTCGCGCTCGGCCGCGGCGCGTTGGGCAGCGGGCGGCTGCGCAGCGAGGCATACACGGCCGAGCGGCTCGAGGAGCAGCTGCGCAACCAGACGCAGGATGTCCTGGAGCACCAGAACCACGTGAAAATCGACCCGCTCACGGGGGAGCTTGCCGTCTCGCCGATCATCGGCTGGCACGAAGCGGAGTTCGTCGCCGCCTACGGCGGCAGCGATCGCGCCGCGAAGTTCGCGGAGAGGAGCCCGATCGAACGGGCCGTGCTCGCGCTGATCGATCCGGTGCTGCTCCCGGGCGAGCGGGCGTACCTGGCGAAGGGCCAGTTCAAGGTCGTTTACCAGGAGTTCGACTGGGCCCTCAACGAACTGAAATAG
- a CDS encoding SDR family oxidoreductase, with protein MNLQLKEKVALVTGSSRGLGLASARALVEEGCRVCLCARGEEQLVKAGAELALAAGAADRITAVRVDLATRDGAEAAVAHTVSVFGGLDIVVNNVGRAAGADIVSTSDEEWQSAFDDTLFPAVRVSRAAVPQLRRRGGGAIIMIASIWGRESGGRMTYNAVKAAEISLAKAMAQQLAKDNIRVNSVAPGSILFEGGSWWKRQQQDPQGIEDMVRRELPFGRFGRPEEVGALVAFLASERASWISGACVAVDGCQGRSNI; from the coding sequence ATGAATCTGCAGCTCAAGGAGAAAGTCGCGCTCGTCACCGGATCGAGCCGGGGGCTGGGGCTTGCGAGCGCGCGCGCGCTCGTCGAGGAGGGCTGCCGGGTGTGCCTGTGCGCGCGCGGCGAAGAACAGTTGGTGAAGGCCGGCGCGGAGCTGGCGCTCGCCGCCGGCGCGGCCGACCGCATTACGGCGGTGCGGGTGGACCTCGCGACGCGTGACGGCGCGGAAGCGGCGGTCGCCCACACGGTGAGCGTCTTCGGCGGCCTGGATATCGTCGTGAACAACGTGGGGCGCGCGGCTGGCGCCGATATCGTTTCGACGTCGGACGAGGAGTGGCAGTCCGCCTTCGATGACACGCTGTTTCCCGCGGTGCGGGTGTCGCGTGCGGCCGTTCCTCAGTTGCGGCGGCGGGGCGGCGGAGCGATCATCATGATCGCGTCGATCTGGGGACGCGAATCCGGCGGCCGCATGACGTACAACGCCGTCAAGGCGGCCGAGATCAGCCTTGCCAAGGCCATGGCGCAGCAGCTCGCGAAAGACAACATCCGCGTGAACAGCGTCGCGCCAGGATCGATCCTGTTCGAAGGAGGATCCTGGTGGAAGCGCCAGCAGCAGGACCCGCAAGGCATCGAGGACATGGTTCGCCGAGAGCTTCCGTTCGGCCGCTTCGGCCGGCCGGAGGAGGTCGGCGCCCTCGTCGCCTTCCTCGCCTCGGAGCGCGCCAGCTGGATCAGCGGCGCCTGCGTCGCCGTCGACGGGTGCCAGGGGCGGTCCAATATCTAG
- a CDS encoding sodium:alanine symporter family protein has product MQSTADFLFIPILVIVLFGTGLFLTVRLRFLQVRRTGDAVRAFFGRAEAGAQGVLSPFQAFMTALAATIGTGNIAGVAAGIVSGGPGALFWIWCYGFFAAIIKFTEAVLGVRYREVTGSETRSGPMFYLRDGLKSPALAMTYAVVAGIAALTTTPFTQTNSIALVMNTQFAVPTWVSGLVIAVLAWLVIIGGITSIGRAAEKLTPLKVGLYLAGGLVVIASFASRIPEVLGLVFREAFSLRATAGGSLAILVAMRYGLARGLYANEAGYGTAAVAYGTARSTDPTQQGLNAIMEVFIVSFVTSTITAMTVLLTMANLSGQTSTAAVALAFNAAIPTVGGWIVAFCVFLFGYTTLIGWAYYGERFLEYWLGPRVVIPYRWIYCLLIPFGAISKVDLVWAWGDLMNALQIFPNVIGLVALSGAVKKGSGAFFSRHR; this is encoded by the coding sequence ATCCAGTCCACCGCCGACTTCCTCTTCATCCCAATCCTCGTCATCGTCCTGTTCGGGACGGGGCTGTTCCTCACCGTGCGGCTGCGGTTCCTCCAGGTGCGCCGCACCGGCGATGCCGTGCGCGCGTTCTTCGGGCGGGCGGAAGCGGGCGCGCAGGGGGTGCTCTCGCCATTCCAGGCGTTCATGACCGCGCTGGCGGCGACGATCGGGACCGGCAACATCGCCGGTGTGGCTGCGGGCATCGTGTCGGGCGGGCCCGGCGCGCTGTTCTGGATCTGGTGCTACGGGTTCTTCGCGGCGATCATCAAGTTCACCGAAGCGGTCCTCGGAGTCCGCTATCGGGAGGTGACCGGTTCCGAGACGCGATCGGGTCCCATGTTCTACCTGCGGGACGGGCTGAAATCGCCCGCCCTCGCGATGACCTACGCCGTCGTCGCGGGCATTGCCGCGCTGACGACGACGCCGTTCACGCAGACCAATTCGATCGCGCTGGTGATGAATACGCAGTTCGCGGTGCCCACGTGGGTCTCGGGGCTCGTCATCGCCGTGCTCGCGTGGCTGGTCATCATCGGCGGGATCACGTCGATCGGGCGCGCGGCCGAAAAGCTGACGCCGCTGAAGGTGGGGCTGTATCTCGCCGGCGGCCTGGTCGTGATCGCGTCCTTCGCGTCGCGCATTCCCGAAGTGCTCGGCCTGGTGTTCAGAGAGGCGTTTTCACTCCGGGCGACCGCCGGCGGATCGCTGGCAATCCTGGTGGCGATGCGCTACGGGCTCGCCCGCGGCCTCTACGCCAACGAGGCGGGCTACGGCACGGCCGCGGTGGCGTACGGCACCGCGCGATCGACCGACCCGACCCAGCAGGGGCTCAACGCGATCATGGAAGTCTTCATCGTCTCCTTCGTCACGTCGACGATCACCGCGATGACCGTGCTGCTGACGATGGCGAATCTTTCGGGGCAGACGAGCACGGCTGCCGTGGCGCTGGCGTTCAACGCCGCCATTCCCACCGTTGGCGGCTGGATCGTTGCCTTTTGCGTGTTCCTTTTCGGCTACACCACGTTGATTGGCTGGGCGTACTACGGCGAACGATTCCTCGAGTACTGGCTGGGCCCGCGCGTGGTGATCCCCTACCGGTGGATCTACTGCCTGCTGATTCCATTCGGCGCCATCTCGAAGGTCGATTTGGTGTGGGCCTGGGGCGACCTGATGAACGCGTTGCAGATCTTCCCGAATGTGATCGGACTCGTCGCGTTGAGCGGCGCTGTGAAAAAGGGGTCGGGAGCCTTTTTTTCTCGGCATCGTTAG